One region of Malania oleifera isolate guangnan ecotype guangnan chromosome 6, ASM2987363v1, whole genome shotgun sequence genomic DNA includes:
- the LOC131158018 gene encoding serine acetyltransferase 5-like: MPAGELCPAPSSPPVLEFSEDDEAWVWSQIKAEARRDAESEPALASYLYSTILSHSSLERSLSFHLGNKLCSSTLLSTLLYDLFLDAFSSSAALRSAAVADLRAARLRDPACLSFSQCLLNYKGFLACQAHRVAHRLWAHSRRPLALALQSRIADVFAVDIHPAATIGKGILFDHATGVVVGETAVIGNNVSILHHVTLGGTGKTGGDRHPKIGDGVLIGAGATILGNVKIGEGAKIGAGSVVLIDVPPRTTAVGNPARLVGGKERPAKHEDVPGESMDHTSFISDWSDYII, from the coding sequence ATGCCGGCCGGCGAGCTCTGTCCCGCACCCTCGTCGCCTCCGGTGTTGGAATTCTCTGAGGACGACGAGGCCTGGGTCTGGTCCCAGATCAAGGCGGAGGCCCGCCGCGACGCCGAGTCGGAACCCGCCCTCGCTAGCTACCTCTACTCCACAATCCTCTCCCACTCCTCTCTGGAGCGTTCTCTTTCATTCCACCTCGGCAACAAGCTCTGCTCCTCCACGCTTCTCTCCACCCTCCTCTACGACCTCTTCCTCGACGCCTTCTCCTCCTCCGCCGCCCTCCGCTCTGCCGCCGTCGCCGACCTCCGCGCCGCCCGCCTCCGCGACCCCGCCTGCCTCTCCTTCTCCCAGTGCCTCCTCAACTACAAGGGCTTCCTCGCCTGCCAGGCCCACCGCGTCGCCCACCGCCTCTGGGCCCACTCCCGCCGCCCCCTCGCCCTCGCCCTGCAGTCCCGCATCGCCGACGTATTCGCCGTCGACATCCACCCCGCGGCGACCATCGGGAAGGGGATCCTCTTCGACCACGCCACCGGCGTCGTCGTCGGCGAGACGGCCGTCATTGGGAACAACGTGTCAATCCTGCACCACGTGACGCTCGGCGGCACCGGGAAGACCGGCGGCGACCGCCACCCGAAGATCGGCGACGGGGTGCTGATCGGCGCGGGGGCCACAATATTGGGGAATGTGAAGATCGGGGAGGGGGCGAAGATAGGGGCGGGGTCGGTGGTGCTGATAGACGTGCCGCCGAGGACGACGGCAGTGGGGAATCCGGCGAGGCTGGTGGGAGGGAAGGAGCGGCCGGCGAAGCACGAGGACGTGCCCGGGGAGTCGATGGATCACACCTCGTTCATATCGGATTGGTCTGATTATATAATCTGA